From the genome of Oceanococcus atlanticus:
CGCAGCCTCGATCTTCTGATAAACCTTGGGCGACAACTTTTCCGTGACCCGCGTGGGCGGCTTACGACCAGCATCATCGTCCTTGGCCAGCACCGGAGATCCCAGCAGCGCGGCCAGCATCACCGAAACAAGCAACTTACTGAAGATTTTGGCCATGTCAGTCGTCCAGCTTGAAGGTGATCAGATGTTCAACGCCACGCACAACCTGAGCCTGGCCGTTGATCACGCGCGGTTTGTACTTGAAGCGTTCCACTGCCTTCTTGGCCGCTGTGTCGAAAACCCCGGACGGTTCAGCATCAACTACCACCGGATCAATCACGCTGCCGGTTTCGGTCACCGTGAAACTGAGCAAAACCCAGCCCTCAATGCCGCGGCTTTGCGCCCGACGCGGGTAGATCGGCGCCACCTTAACGATGGGCAGGTACTCGCCATCCGAGGCTGACAAGCCGGCACTGGTGTCGACGGCCAGATCACTGTCAACGGACAGCGCGCCAATGTTCACCGTATTGCCGCTGGGCTTGACCGCTTCGCTCTGCATTTGCGGGGTTTGCGGGGCAATCTGCGGCTTGTCTGGCTTCTGCGGTTTGGGTTGCTCTGTGCGCAATTGCGGCGGATCCGGCACCCGCACAAAGTCGACGATGCGCCCGGCTGGCGCCTGGGTCAGCGCATTCTTGCCCGCAGCAACCAGAGCGGACATCAACCAGTACAGCAAAATGGTGATCACCACACCGACGCTGACCGCCACCACAGCGCGCACAAACCCGTTCACAGGACTGTTGCGAACGACTTTATCGATAGCGCTTGTACTCATCGTTCCGCTTCCTAATTCGAGGCTATCGACACGTTGTAGACGCCGGCCTTGCGCGCCGCATCCATCACCGTAATCAGGCGCTCATTCTTCGAATCATCCTCGGCCTGAATGACCACAGCACCTTTGGGGTTTTCGGCATAAAGACGCTTGATATTCGGGACCAAGGCCGCGGCATCAACCGGCCGCCGGTTGATGAACAGCTGGCCATCGGCGGCCACGTTCACAAGGATGTTTTTGACTTCGTCATCTTTCGGCGGCTGCTGAGTATTGGGTGGTCGGTTGACATCAAAACCTGACTCTTTAACGAAGCTCGCCGTCACGATGAAGAAAATCAGCATGATGAAAACGACATCGAGCATCGGTGTCAGATCAATACCGGACTCCTCATCGCCACCGGTGTTTTCATCCAGAAACTCACGCATGTTCGGTATCCAGGTGGTCGGCCAGATCATCCATGCGCGTCCGCGCCTGCCAATCCAGCCAGTAGATGGCAAAAACACCGGACAGCGCCCCGACCATCCCCGCCATGGTGGGCACGGTCGCCTTGGCCACACCATCTGCCATCAGACGCGGGTTGCCCATGCCGGCATGAGCCATCACGTCGAACACCGCAATCATGCCGGTAACCGTACCCAGCAACCCCAGCAGCGGACACAGGGCCACCAGCGTCTTCACGGTATTGATGTAGGCCCGTGTTTGTTGGCGCATGGTCCCCAACAACGCGGTGCGAATCTGATGCGCCTGCCAGCTGCGGTGATCGGCACGCCCCTCCCACAAGGCTTTCACCTCACGTGCTTTGTGCGGATAACGCACATAAAAGAACAGCGCGCGCTCAATGATGAATACCCACATCACACAAATGGCCAGCGCGATCAGCAGCAACACATCACCGCCGAGGGTCAAAAAATTGCTGACCTGAAAGGCAATGTCGGTGTACAGAAAATGCAGCCTGTCGAACATCGCCGATCTCCTAGGCTGCCCGCGATTCCATACGCTCAGCGATCAGGCCTGCGGTCTGGTGCTTGAGCGTGTTGATCACTGCGGTGGCACGCGCACTTACAATCGCGTGCAACAGCACGGTCGGGATGGCCACGGTCAGACCCAGCACCGTCGTCACCAGGGCCTGGGAAATCCCGCCAGCCATGGTTTTCGGATCACCTGTGCCAAACAGGGTGATGGCCTGAAAAGTCGCAATCATGCCGATAACCGTGCCCATCAGCCCCATCAGCGGGGCCAGCGCGGAAATCACTTTAACCGCGCTGATGTAACGATCCAGCTTCGGCCGTTCTTCCAAAATGGCTTCGCCCAGGCGCATCTCCAAGGTTTCGGTGTCTGCGTCCTGATTCGCCTCGTAAACCAGCAACATGCGTCCCAGAGGGTTGTTGTCGCGCGGGTTCTCAATGTTGCGACGCTGAGCCGCCACATTGCTGCCGACGATCAAAATGCTTGCCAACTTGAAGATCGCGATCAGTACACCAACCGCGCCCAAAGCAATGATCAAATAACCGATCAAACCACCCTGATGCACACGGTCGAGCAAGGACGGCGCATCGACCAGGCGACTGAGCAGCGAACCACCGGTGGGGTCAATGCCAAGTGCCGCCACACCGTCGGTGTTGGCCCGATAGGCCGACACCTCATCAAGGTAACGCCCTTCCGGCTGGCGCTTGAGCAAGGAGGCACGCTGATTGTCAGCCTGCCAGGTTAGGTAGGCCGCCTCTGGCTGACTTGCAACCAGATTGAACTTGCCAACCCGGGTCATGGTGAGCGTCTTACGATCACCTGAAGCGGTAATGACCTCACCATCGACATTAACGATCTGACCGGATGCGGTGATCTCCTGCTGAATCAGAAACCACAGCTTCTCCAGATCTTCGATGGTGAAAATTTCAGAAGCTTTCTCCATCCGCGCAATCAGCTCAGCCAGCCACGCTTCGCGGCCGGGGTAATCAAGCGATGTTGGCGAATTGCGCAGGATCCCCACCAGATCCGCCGCATTCTGTTGCAACAGGCCAAAGAGTGCGGCGTTCGGCCCCATTTCCGAACGCAACTCATTGATCTTGCGCTCGTACGTCAACTTGTTGTCACGGGCGGTTTTCTCAAGCCCAGTGCTTTGCGCCTGCAGCGTATCGCGTCGTGCACGCGCCTCGGACAGACGGGCCCGCTTGTCGGCATCAGACAAGCGCCGGAAGCTGGCCATCTGGCGGGCTTCGTCAGCCCGGTTGCCCACCTGCCCTGTGCGCACTTTCTCAAGCAACGCATCTTCGCTCTGGGCGGTCACCGAGAAACTGGTGCAGGCCAGCGTAAGACCAACGGCCCACGCTGCAGTTATTGCCGAAAGTGTGCGCATCATTGGGCCTCCTGCAGCGCCACTTCAAGCTGTCCGCGTTGTGCCATCGACAACTCCAGACCGCCGTTGTAGCCAGCCCGGCGCCCCGGTTCGCGCGGCGGTGGCAGAGGCAGGCTCAACAGACTCGGCGCGGTCAGTTTGTTGGCCACACGAATCGCCTGATACACGCCATTGCGGTATTCCGCAGCCAAGGGTTCCCATTGCGCTGTTTCGGGATTCCAGCGCCCTGTATGCATACGGTCTGCGGTCTGGTAGTAGAGCCCGATACGGCCCAAACGCAAGACATTGACTTCACGCTCTCCGCCCTCGGTGACAATCACATCGTTGTAGGCCTCGATCGTGTTGCCGTACGACAGTTCGGTCATATAGGCGTCGAGCACCTGGCGGAATTTTTCCGCCGCAGCGACGTCTGCGCGATCAACCGTATCGCGCAAAAAACCTACCCGTTCGGCACGCTCGTCCGGCAGGAATGGTGGACTGACCTCAACCAGCTCCGCGTAGGTGTCAACCATATTGTTGAGCAGCGGGAGCAACTGACGGTCCACTTCGGTGGCTTTGGAAATCGACGCATCAGTCCGCGCGATCTCGCTCTCTTGCGCGTCAATCTGTGTTTGCAACTGGCGGTTGTAGGCTTCCAGACCTTCGATCTGGCGCAGCAAACGCTGATATTCGGCATCGACGTCCTGGGTCTGATTGTCCATGGCATCGATGCGTTGCTGCGATTCGCGTTGCGCAACCAGGAAGGCTTCGCCCTGGCCAAGCACATCGCGCACGCTTTCAGCCCAAACCGCACTGCTACCCAACAAGCCGAAGATCAGCCCCAAACCTACTGCTTTATTCATCATTCCCACTCCAGAGGTCACCGCGCGTGCGGCCTCATGCTTTGCAAAACTGCTCATCCTTCGTTCTCCGCGGCCACGGCAACCTGTCCAACGCCGGCCTTCTGAACCGCATCCATCACCTGTTTCAAGGTTTTGTGTGTGGAATCCCGATCGGCCTGAATCACGACCGACCCTTGCGGGTTTTCGGCGTGCAGGCGTTTGATCAGCGTGCTCATGTCGCGCACATCAACACGATTGCCGTCGATCCACACATCATCTTCTGGCGTGATGGCTATCAATATGTTGGCTAAATCCTGACGCTCTGCTGTGCTTGCCAACGGACGTTCCACATCGACACCGGCTTCCTTGACGAAAGTCGCCGTAACGATGAAGAAAATCAGCATGATGAACACCACATCAAGCATGGGCGTCAGGTCGATCGCGTTTTCGTCTTCGCGTGCATCGCCGTCGCCGAATACATCACTCATCGAAACACTCCTTAAGCTGGCGCGGTCGTCACGGACGGCAG
Proteins encoded in this window:
- a CDS encoding energy transducer TonB; this encodes MSTSAIDKVVRNSPVNGFVRAVVAVSVGVVITILLYWLMSALVAAGKNALTQAPAGRIVDFVRVPDPPQLRTEQPKPQKPDKPQIAPQTPQMQSEAVKPSGNTVNIGALSVDSDLAVDTSAGLSASDGEYLPIVKVAPIYPRRAQSRGIEGWVLLSFTVTETGSVIDPVVVDAEPSGVFDTAAKKAVERFKYKPRVINGQAQVVRGVEHLITFKLDD
- a CDS encoding MotA/TolQ/ExbB proton channel family protein → MMRTLSAITAAWAVGLTLACTSFSVTAQSEDALLEKVRTGQVGNRADEARQMASFRRLSDADKRARLSEARARRDTLQAQSTGLEKTARDNKLTYERKINELRSEMGPNAALFGLLQQNAADLVGILRNSPTSLDYPGREAWLAELIARMEKASEIFTIEDLEKLWFLIQQEITASGQIVNVDGEVITASGDRKTLTMTRVGKFNLVASQPEAAYLTWQADNQRASLLKRQPEGRYLDEVSAYRANTDGVAALGIDPTGGSLLSRLVDAPSLLDRVHQGGLIGYLIIALGAVGVLIAIFKLASILIVGSNVAAQRRNIENPRDNNPLGRMLLVYEANQDADTETLEMRLGEAILEERPKLDRYISAVKVISALAPLMGLMGTVIGMIATFQAITLFGTGDPKTMAGGISQALVTTVLGLTVAIPTVLLHAIVSARATAVINTLKHQTAGLIAERMESRAA
- a CDS encoding MotA/TolQ/ExbB proton channel family protein, giving the protein MFDRLHFLYTDIAFQVSNFLTLGGDVLLLIALAICVMWVFIIERALFFYVRYPHKAREVKALWEGRADHRSWQAHQIRTALLGTMRQQTRAYINTVKTLVALCPLLGLLGTVTGMIAVFDVMAHAGMGNPRLMADGVAKATVPTMAGMVGALSGVFAIYWLDWQARTRMDDLADHLDTEHA
- a CDS encoding ExbD/TolR family protein, giving the protein MSDVFGDGDAREDENAIDLTPMLDVVFIMLIFFIVTATFVKEAGVDVERPLASTAERQDLANILIAITPEDDVWIDGNRVDVRDMSTLIKRLHAENPQGSVVIQADRDSTHKTLKQVMDAVQKAGVGQVAVAAENEG
- a CDS encoding ExbD/TolR family protein is translated as MREFLDENTGGDEESGIDLTPMLDVVFIMLIFFIVTASFVKESGFDVNRPPNTQQPPKDDEVKNILVNVAADGQLFINRRPVDAAALVPNIKRLYAENPKGAVVIQAEDDSKNERLITVMDAARKAGVYNVSIASN
- a CDS encoding DUF3450 domain-containing protein, which translates into the protein MNKAVGLGLIFGLLGSSAVWAESVRDVLGQGEAFLVAQRESQQRIDAMDNQTQDVDAEYQRLLRQIEGLEAYNRQLQTQIDAQESEIARTDASISKATEVDRQLLPLLNNMVDTYAELVEVSPPFLPDERAERVGFLRDTVDRADVAAAEKFRQVLDAYMTELSYGNTIEAYNDVIVTEGGEREVNVLRLGRIGLYYQTADRMHTGRWNPETAQWEPLAAEYRNGVYQAIRVANKLTAPSLLSLPLPPPREPGRRAGYNGGLELSMAQRGQLEVALQEAQ